The following proteins are encoded in a genomic region of Fundidesulfovibrio magnetotacticus:
- a CDS encoding polyprenyl synthetase family protein: MSIKDRLRGYSHEVEEALRGLLKGKGIPAGLREAMEYSLLAGGKRLRPVLCLCFARMLGAEARAAMPFAASLEFIHTYSLIHDDLPAMDDDDLRRGRPSNHKVFGEAMAILAGDGLLTEAFGLMASTAGELPPGRVVEAIATLARAAGAGGMVGGQALDMAYTAKAGVSLEELREMQAMKTGALITAACVCGAQLAGAEPDVLARARSYGQSVGAAFQIVDDVLDVVGDEKALGKPVGSDEEQGKTTYPALIGVERSMDLARRNAAQAVESLSPFQGPEATFLRDLAQFIVDRVS; this comes from the coding sequence GTGAGCATCAAGGACCGCCTGCGCGGCTATTCCCACGAAGTGGAGGAGGCCCTGCGCGGCCTGCTCAAGGGCAAGGGCATCCCGGCCGGACTGCGCGAGGCCATGGAATACAGCCTGCTGGCCGGGGGCAAGCGGCTCAGGCCCGTGCTCTGCCTGTGCTTCGCGCGCATGCTGGGGGCCGAGGCCCGGGCGGCCATGCCCTTCGCGGCGTCGCTGGAGTTCATCCACACCTATTCGCTGATCCACGACGACCTCCCGGCCATGGACGACGACGACCTGCGCCGGGGCCGCCCCTCCAACCACAAGGTGTTCGGCGAGGCCATGGCCATCCTGGCGGGCGACGGCCTGCTCACCGAGGCCTTCGGGCTCATGGCCTCCACGGCCGGGGAGCTGCCTCCCGGGCGCGTGGTGGAGGCCATCGCCACCCTGGCGCGCGCCGCCGGGGCCGGAGGCATGGTGGGCGGCCAGGCCCTGGACATGGCCTACACCGCCAAGGCGGGCGTGAGCCTGGAGGAACTGCGTGAGATGCAGGCCATGAAAACCGGCGCGCTCATCACCGCGGCCTGCGTGTGCGGCGCGCAACTGGCCGGGGCCGAGCCGGACGTGCTGGCCCGGGCGCGCAGCTACGGCCAGTCGGTGGGCGCGGCCTTCCAGATCGTGGACGACGTGCTGGACGTGGTGGGCGACGAAAAAGCCCTGGGCAAACCCGTGGGCTCCGACGAGGAGCAGGGCAAGACCACCTACCCCGCGCTCATCGGCGTGGAGCGCAGCATGGATCTGGCCCGACGCAACGCGGCCCAGGCCGTGGAAAGCCTGAGCCCCTTCCAGGGGCCGGAGGCCACCTTCCTGCGCGATCTGGCCCAGTTCATCGTGGACCGCGTGTCATAG
- the xseB gene encoding exodeoxyribonuclease VII small subunit: MSAKKPTFEKNIDRLRAIVEQLESGELPLDLGVSLYKEGQTLAASCRTQLEEARLVVSQATPEGLKPFDHAAGEEN, from the coding sequence ATGAGCGCCAAGAAACCGACCTTCGAGAAAAACATCGACCGGCTGCGGGCCATCGTGGAACAGCTGGAGAGCGGCGAGCTGCCCCTGGACCTGGGCGTATCCCTCTATAAGGAAGGCCAGACCCTGGCCGCCTCCTGCCGCACCCAACTGGAGGAGGCCCGGCTCGTGGTGAGCCAGGCTACCCCGGAAGGCCTCAAACCCTTCGACCACGCCGCCGGCGAGGAGAACTGA
- a CDS encoding M23 family metallopeptidase — protein sequence MNVLRALAALVLLLMSAAPLRAADQTLVEGPLTVVVPESVGVGQPFVAEVRLVNQVEKVTAEWQGRVVEVLMSKRGREFRGEVLLAAGLEVQPGSHSLVVEAVRPARREMVLGKIEVTPTAFPEQRLNLPPSTVTPSKENLARIKREQALIAKAMNEAGDRRFWSFPFLRPVPGEVTSAFGLRRILNGQPRSPHTGIDFDAQKGDPVHVANQGKVILTGDFFFNGLSVFIDHGQGVVSMYFHLSAVSVRTGQHLERGQLVGLVGSTGRSTGPHLHFGMKVLGQSVDPMPLFTAGGPFDRRPGG from the coding sequence GTGAACGTGTTGCGTGCTCTCGCGGCCCTCGTGCTGCTCCTCATGTCGGCGGCCCCGCTGCGGGCGGCCGACCAGACGCTCGTGGAAGGCCCCCTCACGGTGGTCGTGCCCGAGTCCGTGGGCGTGGGCCAGCCTTTCGTGGCCGAGGTGCGCCTGGTGAACCAGGTGGAGAAGGTCACGGCCGAGTGGCAGGGCAGGGTGGTGGAGGTGCTCATGAGCAAGCGCGGCCGGGAGTTCCGGGGCGAGGTGCTCCTGGCGGCCGGGCTCGAGGTGCAGCCCGGGTCCCACTCCCTGGTGGTGGAGGCCGTACGCCCGGCCCGGCGCGAGATGGTGCTGGGCAAGATTGAAGTGACGCCCACGGCCTTCCCCGAGCAACGCCTGAACCTGCCGCCTTCCACGGTGACTCCCTCCAAGGAGAACCTGGCGCGCATCAAACGCGAACAGGCGCTCATCGCCAAGGCCATGAACGAGGCGGGTGACCGCCGTTTCTGGAGCTTCCCCTTCCTGCGCCCGGTGCCCGGCGAGGTCACCAGCGCCTTCGGCCTGCGCCGCATCCTCAACGGCCAGCCGCGCAGCCCCCACACCGGCATCGACTTCGACGCCCAGAAGGGCGACCCCGTGCACGTCGCCAACCAGGGCAAGGTGATCCTCACGGGCGACTTTTTCTTCAACGGCCTCTCGGTGTTCATCGACCACGGCCAGGGCGTGGTGAGCATGTACTTCCACCTGTCCGCGGTTTCCGTGCGCACCGGCCAACACCTGGAACGCGGCCAGCTGGTGGGCCTCGTGGGCTCCACGGGGCGTTCCACGGGGCCGCACCTGCATTTCGGCATGAAGGTTCTCGGCCAGTCCGTGGATCCCATGCCCCTGTTCACGGCCGGCGGCCCCTTCGACCGTCGGCCCGGAGGATGA
- the dxs gene encoding 1-deoxy-D-xylulose-5-phosphate synthase, protein MSLLDGHPLTMLARVDSPTDVAALSLDDLGLLAQDIRELIIATVSENGGHLAPSLGVVELTLALLKVLDLSQDKIVWDVGHQAYAYKILTGRRDAFHTLRTMGGVSGFPRMAESPFDHFGTGHSSTSISAASGMAMARDVLGESGKVVAVIGDGSMTAGLAYEGLNEAGGDGRDLVVVLNDNKMSISKNVGALSLFLSRQLSNRWVKRAKKEFESMARHVPFGLEMVELARRGEESFKGFFTPGMLFEAFHFNYLGPIDGHDLPKLVSVFKDVREMKGPVLVHVLTQKGKGYTPAEQNPTYYHGVGSFEPETGEIIKNSPSKLPTYTDVFGDTLCKLARTDRRIVAITAAMPEGTGLSCFAQLFPDRFVDVGICEQHAVTFAGGMATRGLKPVVAIYSTFLQRSYDQIVHDVCLQNLPVTFCLDRGGLVGEDGATHHGVFDLSYLRHIPNLVLMAPKDEAELQRMLATAMAHPGPAAIRYLRGVGIGAPLCDAPEPLTVGEGELLRDGKDAVIVAIGSRVLPSLLAAEELERESGLSVAVYNARFVKPLPEADLLDLAGRFGRIVTVEENAVQGGFGSAVLELLADRGALTGQRVLRLGIPDHFVEHGPQKALRELTGISKDGVKRALRGLMEEGTAS, encoded by the coding sequence ATGAGTCTTCTCGACGGCCACCCGTTGACCATGCTCGCGCGCGTGGATTCGCCCACGGACGTGGCCGCGCTCTCCCTCGATGACCTGGGGCTGCTGGCCCAGGACATTCGCGAACTGATCATCGCCACCGTGTCGGAGAACGGCGGACACCTGGCGCCGTCCCTGGGCGTGGTGGAGCTTACCCTGGCCCTGCTCAAGGTGCTGGACCTCTCCCAGGACAAGATCGTCTGGGACGTGGGCCACCAGGCCTACGCGTACAAGATCCTCACCGGGCGGCGCGACGCCTTCCACACCCTGCGCACCATGGGCGGCGTGAGCGGCTTCCCGCGCATGGCCGAGAGCCCCTTCGACCACTTCGGGACCGGCCACTCCAGCACGTCCATTTCGGCGGCCTCCGGCATGGCCATGGCCCGGGACGTGCTGGGCGAGTCGGGCAAGGTGGTGGCCGTGATCGGAGACGGGTCCATGACAGCGGGCCTGGCCTACGAGGGCCTCAACGAGGCGGGCGGCGACGGCCGCGACCTCGTGGTGGTGCTCAACGACAACAAGATGTCCATCTCCAAGAACGTCGGCGCTCTCTCGCTCTTCCTCTCGCGCCAGCTTTCCAACCGTTGGGTGAAGCGGGCCAAGAAGGAATTCGAATCCATGGCCCGGCACGTGCCCTTCGGCCTGGAGATGGTGGAACTGGCGCGGCGCGGCGAGGAATCCTTCAAAGGATTCTTCACGCCCGGCATGCTCTTCGAGGCGTTCCACTTCAACTATCTCGGCCCCATCGACGGCCACGACCTGCCCAAGCTCGTCTCGGTGTTCAAGGACGTGCGCGAGATGAAAGGCCCGGTGCTCGTGCACGTGCTCACCCAGAAGGGCAAGGGCTACACCCCCGCGGAACAAAACCCCACATACTACCACGGCGTTGGCTCCTTCGAGCCGGAGACGGGCGAGATCATCAAGAATTCGCCCTCCAAACTGCCCACGTACACCGACGTGTTCGGCGACACCCTCTGCAAGCTGGCTCGCACGGACCGGCGCATCGTGGCCATCACGGCCGCCATGCCCGAGGGCACGGGGCTCTCCTGCTTCGCCCAGCTCTTCCCCGACCGCTTCGTGGACGTGGGCATCTGCGAGCAGCACGCCGTCACCTTCGCTGGGGGCATGGCCACGCGGGGGCTCAAGCCGGTGGTGGCCATCTATTCCACGTTCCTGCAGCGCTCCTACGACCAGATCGTGCACGACGTCTGCCTGCAGAACCTGCCGGTGACCTTCTGTCTGGACCGGGGCGGGCTGGTGGGCGAGGACGGCGCCACCCACCACGGCGTGTTCGACCTCTCCTACCTGCGCCACATTCCCAACCTGGTGCTCATGGCCCCCAAGGACGAGGCCGAGCTGCAGCGCATGCTGGCCACGGCCATGGCTCACCCAGGCCCAGCGGCCATCCGCTACCTGCGCGGGGTGGGCATCGGCGCGCCGCTTTGCGACGCCCCGGAACCGCTGACCGTGGGCGAAGGCGAGCTCCTGCGCGACGGCAAGGACGCCGTGATCGTGGCCATCGGCAGCCGCGTGCTGCCCTCGCTGCTGGCGGCCGAGGAGCTGGAGCGCGAAAGCGGCCTGAGCGTGGCGGTGTATAACGCCCGCTTCGTCAAACCCCTGCCGGAGGCGGACCTTCTGGACTTGGCTGGGCGTTTCGGCCGCATCGTCACGGTGGAGGAGAACGCCGTGCAGGGCGGGTTCGGCTCGGCGGTGCTGGAACTGTTGGCGGACCGGGGGGCACTGACGGGGCAGCGGGTGCTGCGCCTGGGCATACCGGACCACTTCGTGGAGCACGGCCCCCAGAAGGCCCTGCGGGAGCTCACGGGCATCAGCAAGGACGGCGTGAAGCGCGCTTTGCGAGGGCTTATGGAGGAGGGGACCGCGTCGTGA
- a CDS encoding pseudouridine synthase, which translates to MTTPKKTPRPRRPGRTQAPSSLRESTAPAARRPDTPGERPARDARERSQAHQPAPGAQPSTPGRQERRVPGSDRPDARPPSSDSESMRLNKALALAGVASRRAADVMVRAGRVTLNGRPAQLGDVVRPGDQLAVDGRTVGLAPRQGHVYLMLNKPVEVVSTAHDPEGRRTVLDLARPAAPGARLFPVGRLDYFSQGLILLTTDGDLANRLMHPSWHLPKRYRVLVRGDAPQEALDAMRSGMRLAEGERLAPVKVEQTARIGRDSILEMVLIQGVNRQIRRMCRDLGLTILRLERVSQGPVELGDLPVGGVRPLRGGEVAALKRAVGLA; encoded by the coding sequence ATGACGACGCCCAAGAAGACGCCCCGCCCCCGCAGGCCCGGACGGACCCAAGCGCCCTCCTCCCTCCGCGAGTCCACGGCTCCTGCCGCCCGACGCCCGGACACCCCCGGAGAACGCCCCGCACGGGACGCCCGCGAGCGCAGCCAGGCTCACCAGCCCGCGCCCGGCGCCCAGCCCTCCACACCCGGCAGGCAGGAGCGCCGCGTGCCCGGCAGCGACAGGCCGGACGCCCGGCCACCCTCTTCCGACTCCGAATCCATGCGCCTGAACAAGGCCCTGGCCCTGGCGGGCGTGGCCTCGCGCCGCGCCGCCGACGTGATGGTCCGCGCTGGGCGCGTCACCCTCAACGGACGCCCCGCGCAACTGGGCGACGTGGTCCGCCCCGGCGACCAACTGGCCGTGGACGGCAGGACCGTCGGGCTCGCCCCGCGCCAGGGCCACGTCTACCTGATGCTCAACAAGCCCGTGGAGGTGGTCTCCACCGCCCACGACCCCGAGGGACGCCGCACCGTGCTGGATTTGGCCCGCCCCGCGGCGCCCGGCGCGCGCCTCTTCCCCGTGGGGCGGCTCGACTATTTCTCCCAGGGCCTCATCCTGCTCACCACCGATGGCGATCTGGCCAACCGCCTCATGCATCCCTCATGGCATCTGCCCAAGCGCTACCGCGTGCTCGTGCGCGGCGACGCGCCACAGGAGGCCCTGGACGCCATGCGCTCCGGCATGCGCCTTGCCGAGGGCGAACGCCTGGCCCCGGTGAAGGTGGAACAGACCGCCCGCATCGGCCGCGACAGCATTCTGGAAATGGTGCTGATCCAAGGGGTCAACCGCCAGATACGGCGCATGTGTCGGGACCTGGGCCTGACCATCCTGCGTCTGGAGCGCGTGAGCCAAGGCCCCGTGGAGCTGGGCGACCTGCCGGTGGGCGGCGTGCGGCCGTTGCGCGGCGGCGAGGTGGCGGCGCTGAAAAGGGCGGTGGGGTTGGCGTAG
- a CDS encoding NAD(P)H-dependent oxidoreductase: MISVILCHPKPGSFNHALALRVVETLDSLGLGVNFHDLYAERFAPVLPDMEIPRDGLMPDFVARHCDELAKASGIVVVHPNWWGQPPAVLKGWIDRVLRPGVAYEFVEGDGGEGVPVGLLKARSALVLNTSNTPRLREMEAFGDPLELIWRNCIIGLCGVQDFHRRMFEVVVTSTPEQRAAWLDEVSALTTRVFSPLA; encoded by the coding sequence GTGATCTCGGTGATCCTGTGCCATCCCAAGCCTGGGAGCTTCAACCATGCGCTGGCCCTCCGCGTGGTGGAGACCCTGGACTCCCTGGGCCTGGGCGTGAACTTCCACGATCTCTACGCCGAGCGTTTCGCGCCGGTTCTGCCGGACATGGAGATCCCGCGTGACGGCCTGATGCCGGATTTCGTGGCGCGTCACTGCGACGAGCTGGCCAAGGCGTCGGGCATCGTGGTGGTGCATCCCAACTGGTGGGGGCAGCCCCCGGCGGTGCTCAAGGGGTGGATCGACCGGGTTTTGCGGCCCGGGGTGGCCTACGAGTTCGTGGAAGGCGACGGCGGGGAAGGCGTGCCGGTGGGACTTCTCAAGGCTCGCAGCGCGCTGGTGCTCAACACGAGCAACACGCCGCGCCTGCGCGAGATGGAGGCCTTCGGCGATCCGCTGGAGCTCATCTGGCGCAACTGCATCATCGGCCTCTGCGGCGTGCAGGACTTCCACCGCCGGATGTTCGAGGTGGTGGTGACCTCCACGCCCGAACAGCGCGCGGCCTGGCTCGACGAGGTTTCGGCTCTGACGACCCGCGTTTTCTCGCCCCTGGCCTGA